CCAGTAGGCGATAAAATCATTGTATTCCTTTGGGGTAAGACCCATTAAAGAAAGCTTATCTTGAAGGAAATCTTTGGTATCTTTGCCGGCTACCACAAATCCCTTGGAGATATCCCAATTGTTATGCTTGAGTAAGCCCTCCCAAAACAAATAAGAGTACTCTTTGTCGTCGTCTAAATTGTAAGAGGAATAGGGGCTTTCAGATAGAAGGCCAAGGGACCGGCGGTTAAAGCATCTGCCATACCATAAGAAGTTGATGATGAAAGAATAGCGGTGCCGGTCCAACCTGCTTGATCTGCAATTGCGTTTGCAGTTTGAACAGCAGTTGTACCGGCTAGGCGTGTTGGAACGGTACCTGCTGCAAATGAATTAAACGGAAGCATATTTAATGCTAAACCTGCGGCAGCTAAAGATGATAAGAGTTTTTTGGTTTTTTCCATGGCGGAATTTCTCCTCTCAATTTAAGCCTTTATCAAGTAATGGAATGATTTCTATCAAGTTTTTCTGCATCTTCACCATAAATTATGTACCCTCAATTAATCGTAAGAGGATACCTAATTATAACATGGAAAATACATACAAAACGTAAATTAATGGAGCATTTGGACACCCTTTATCCAGGAGATAGAGATAATAGTTGAATAGTACGATAGGTTAAGATACCCAAAAGTAATCGCTTCGAAATGCTGCCAGGCTGTAAATCCTGTTTCCTGTGGGATACAAAAATCACTGTCGGTGGAATTGGATAACGCAGATGAAATCTTTAAGATTCATTCCAATACTTTGGGAAGCTGCCCTATCGGGAGCAATGTCCGGGGATTATTGGTACCCCATCTGAATAGTGCGGTGGCGGCTATGAAAGCAGAACTTTCAAAAGTAACTTTGGGTCAGCTGATAGATGAACTTTACCGGAAAATCTTGCCCAGTAAAAGCAGGGGATTAAGAGGTAAACTATATGGAATTCAGTATTGAAAACAAAGCAAGAGATTAAAGGTGTGTCTTAATAAAAATTGAGGCAGCCTCCGGGAGATTCACCTGCACATGGGAAAAATTAAAATACAGAAGGTTGGAGATTTTATTGAAAATCAATGATTTTAAACTGGAAGTCTTTTTTGGTAAACACGAATTTACGGCCCCCTATTTGTTAACCCAGTCAGACTGTGAATCAATGTCCAGCAAAGAATTATTGGATTACGAGCCGGGGGCAAAAGAAGCCTTTCTAAATCAATGGCTTGGATATACTGAAGTCCAGGGAAATCCGGAACTGCGCAGGATTATTGCTGGACTTTATTCAACTTTAAGCCAAGAAAACATCCTTGTTCATGTGGGAGCCCAAGAACCAATATTCAATTTTATGAATGCCGTACTTGACAAAGGAGATCATGTAATCAGTCAATTTCCAATTTACCAGTCATTATATGAAGTGGCTAATGCTATTGGCTGTGAAGTGTCGAAGTGGTCCATAGAACATACTAAAAATGGTTGGGCAATGAATCTGCGTGAGCTTGAGAAGCTAATCCAGCCGAATACAAAATTGATTGTCCTTAACAGTCCCAACAATCCGACGGGATATACTTTTTCGGAAGAGGAAATAGACAGGATAGCAGAGGTTGCCCAAAAACATGGGGTTTATGTATTTTGTGATGAAGTGTATAAGGGCATCGAGCTAGATGGTATTAAACGGCCCTGGTTTGCTGATCGCTATGAAAAAGGCATTTCCCTTGGGGTTATGTCAAAAGCTTATGGCTTGGCAGGCCTTCGAATTGGATGGCTGGCGATAAAGGATGATGAGCTTATGCAAAGACTGATTAAAATGAAGCATTATACCAGCATTTGCAGCAGCGGTCCTTCAGAGTTCCTGGCCACGATTGCTTTAAAGCACAGCCATGAAATATTGGAACGTAATCTTAGGATCATCAAAGAGAATATTAAAATCGCTGAAGTATTTTTCGCAAAATACCAGGGATTATTTGAGTTCTCCCCCCCAATGGCCGGGCCGGTGGCATTCGTTAAGATGAACATTGACATACCTATGGAAGAGTTCTGCAATACTTTAGTTGAAGAAAGCGGTGTTTTGTTACTGCCTGCATCCGTCTACTCGTATGCAGGGCAATATTTCCGAATGGGCTTTGGGAGAGCAAACTTTTCCCATAGTCTAAAGCAATTTGAACAGTACTTACAACACAGAAATTGACCATGGGAAAATCAAGGCTTGTACCAAGAATCTTACGCGCGTAAGATTCTTGGTACAAGCCTTATACTGAAAGTGGCAAGAGATAGATACAAAGGTGACGAAGGAGGATTGTAGACGAACTGTTTACAGGAGACAGCGGATGATCGTTAAAAGAGGTTATATAGAATGAAGGACCAATAAAAAATGAGCGGGTGTATTTTCAGAACGAAGATACACCTGCTTTTTATGCTTTTTTAGTAAGATAAAGATCCGGATATTCATAGTAAGCCATTCTCATATTTCTCATCGTTAATTTTTTAAGCTGCTCATTAACAATTTGGGCTGAGTTACGAGAATCGTAGGCTTCGATTTTAGAATCTATGAGTTTGAGATTTTCATTGAGGGTATCTATACGGTTTAGGATCTCTTTTCGGTGTTCCCGCAGCATTTTTTTTCGCGAATCTATTGTGCCGGCACCTTCCATACAAAAATCAATGTATTTTTTGATGCTCTTAATTTGCATTCCTGTATTCTTCAGACAACAAATCATCCTAATCATATTAACATCGTACTCCGTAAACACACGAATTCCTGAGTTGTTTTTTAACACAAAGGGAAGAAGACCTTGCCAGCTAGTCCGTTAAGTGTTACACAATAGAGAGTCCCATGGGGCGAAAGGATCACCAAAAGTGCAAAAACCAATGGGTTTCTTCGGCAGACAGCTATTTCCTTGTGAATTTTAGTCAATATATTGACAACTTCAGCAAGCTTACTTAAACTGTATATAGTAAATATATTGACTAAAATTATAGAGATGAGAAGCTCTAAGCTTCTATAACCGGCAAGGGGGGAGTCAATCATGAAAATTACTATTGAGAACCAAGAAGCATTTGTTGATGAAAAAGTACGTATCACAGTTTCCGGGTTAACTCCGAACAGTCAGCTGAGGGCGAGGATGAAAATGGAACTGCCGTGGTGCAGCGGCGAGGAATTTTCATCCTATGCTGTTTTTGAGGTGGGAGAAACAGGTGAAGTAGACTTTGACCAAGCTGAACCGGTAGCGGGTACCTATAAAGCCCGGACTAGTATGGGCCTCATTTATTCTCTGAGGCTGTCAAAGTCAGCCGGGAAGAATATAGCAGAAAACATCAGCATTGAAAAGCCCATCCGCATAAATTTGGGGTTGGAAGCTTCTTCGGAACAGAAAGAAATTCAGCTAATAAGATACTTCGCGGCAAAAAATCTTATCATAAAGCCGGTTAGCGACGGTTTTACCGGGCAGCTGTTCTACCGGGAAAATTCCTGTGACAAAACGATTTTGATGCTCGGCGGGTCGGATGGACAGATGGAAAGCCTCGCTTTAATAGCTGGTCCCCTTGCCTCCAGAGGCTTCAATGTCCTATCTGTACCTTATTTCGGCGTTGAAGGATTGCCGGAAAAATTAGAAGAAGTCCCGTTAGAATACTTTGAAAAAATATTTCACTGGCTGGAAACAAATGCAATTACCAAAGCGGAAGAAATTTACCTCCACGGAACATCGAAAGGCGGCGAATTAGCGCTTTTGCTGGCCTCGCGTTATCCTCGGATTAAAAAAGTAGCCGCGGTGGAACCGCACGCTTATTGCTTTCAGGCATTAGACGGATTGATGAGCGGCAAAAATGTTTCTTCCTGGTCCTATCAGGGAAAATCCATTCCTTTTATCGAAGTAGATAACAATATCTTCTTTGAAGATCAGAAAAAAGCCGTTGGTGCAGGAATGCCCTTTGGGTTTGCCGGTACCTATCAAAAAAGCCTTGAAAGAGCAGGCAACAAAGAAGAAGCCAGAATAAAAATTGAGAATTCAGAAGCCGACATTCTGCTAATCTGCGGAGAAAAGGATAACATCTGGAACAGTTACGATGCCTGTTCCGAACTATTGCAAGTTCTGAAGCGTCACAATTACAGGCATTCTGTGCAGCTCTTGTCCTACGAAAACATGGGGCATCCTATGCCCGTTCCTTTTGTGATTCCCCTTAGTCTTACTCTGGAAATGCCGGTGAATGGCGGTCTGTTTTCTTCCGGCGGAACGGTTGAGGGAAATGCAAGGGGACAGTACGAATCGTTTCGGAAAACTATCGAGTTTTTTAATTAAAAGCCTTGGCCGGCTGCCTGTTAAATGGATGACATTCTTGATAATGGTTTGGATTCGTTGTATATTAAAAGACAATTAATTGACTATGTTTTTAATTCTCGATAAGGGCGGTTGCAGCAGTGGATTATGATAAGGAATTGCATCTGTTACATTTAATGCAGCAAGTTTATTCCAGCTTGATTTCCGCTTCCAATAAACTCCAGACAACGGGAGACAAATACTGTGTTCCCTTGACTTCCAGGCAGTACATGACAGTACTGGCCATGCTTCATTTGCCCGAAGAAGAAACTACGATTGTCAATATTGCCAATAAACTAGGGGCTACTAAGCAAAACGTTACGCAATTGGTTGGAAGCCTTGCCAAGAAAGGCCTCGTTGAGATCGTTCCCAGTAAAAGGGACAAAAGAGCAGTCAATGTACGTCTGACGGATTTTGGTCTTGAAACGATGGTGAATTGCGGAAGCAATATGTCCATTGATTTTATGGCGGATATTTTCAGGGGATTTGACGAGAAAGAGCTGGAAACATTATGGAATTTGCTTGGCAAATTGTATCGTTTCGACGGTACAGAGATGGAGGGCTTTGAAGCCGATGTTAAAGTTCCAAATACGTTCAGTGATGAAGAAGTTCGGCTTGCCATTGAACGATTCTCACTAAAGCGAAGAAATTAACCATTAGCTTGATTAAAATATGCCGCCAGGAGCGGTGATTAACCTGGTACAGGTACTTCCTGTAAAACAGTATTTATTGGAGTTGGAGAAACACTATGCCTGATCTACAGTATTTTGATTATGGAGAAAAGGAAATCCAATGGCTAAAAGCCCGTGATCCGATACTCGGCGCCGCGATAGATGAGATTGGGCATATCAACCGTCCAGTTATCCCCGATATGTTCATGGCTTTGGTAAATGCCATTGTCGGACAACAAATATCCACAAAGGCCCAAGTGACAATCTGGAATCGAATGCTGGAAAAATTCTCATCTATTATCACCGTAAAATTACACCTCAGCTTTTTAATAAATACAAACGCCGTTATTCGCCTTATGCAACGGTAGCCAGCCTTTATCTGTGGGCAATAGCCGGTGGTGCCTGCCGGAATCTTGTTGACTATCAGCCTAAAAAAGCAGCTTCCCAAAAAGAAGCGGCGAAGAGAGGGCGAAAACAGGTGCATGGAGCAGAAGAGACAGTAAATTAAGCTCAAAAGCCAATGAAAAAGGATACTTCCCTATTCAACTTAAATACTGGATAATATGCAGCTGACGGCGCAGATTTGCATTTCCAAGCTGTGGAAATGGTGTTAAAATTGTGTTTGAAAGGAGGAGAATTCCATGAAAATAGCAATTGTGTATTTTAGCACGACCGGTAATACCCAAAAAGTTGCAGATCTTATAGCTGAAGGTGCGATGAAAGTTGAAAACGTCGATGTCAAAAGTATGTCTGTGGAAGAAATCGACAATGAATTCTTGACTGAAGCCAAAGCGGTTATCTTTGGGTCGCCTACGATTGCGGGAACCTTTGCCTGGCAATTAAAGCAATGGTTAGATACCTCTAAAAATGTCGGCGGAAAACTTGGAGCTGTTTTTGCTACAGCAAATTATGTTGGCGGCGGCGCAGAGGTGGCAGAAATCGCAATGATTGCCGAGATGTTGGTAAAAGGCATGTTGGTATACTCTTCAGGCGTTGCTGAGGGACAGCCTTTCATTCATTATGGACCTGTATGCATTAAAGATGGGGATGACGGACAAAAAGAGCGGGCCAAAATATTTGGGGAACGGATTGCCAGAAAGGCCGCAGAATTGTTCAACTAACACTCTGATCTTTAGGGTGGAAACTTATAGTGTTATATTGAAGTATATTTATATGAAGGGATTTAAAAATCGGGTGTTTTGAGCTCTGACTAATCTAGATTAGTCCGCCTCAAACCGCCCGATTTTTAATTTGGAGTTTTCTTGATCCGAGAGTCTGGTGGGGTGAGTCAGTCGGGCTTGTACCAAGAATCTTACGCGCGTAAGATTCTTGGTACAAGCCTGGGCAAAAGCTTCTTCCCGATTCAAGTTAGGGGAAAGCAGCACTGCAGGAGGTAATGGGAACAATACAAAAATGTATTGTGAAATACTGATATGTATTAGAGCAAAATACCCGGTGGGTTATTTTATTAAAAATTAATAATACATTTTTGTATTTCAGTTTCTTTTAATAGCTAATTATCAACATTCCTCTAAGCCTAAAACCCCATGATTATAAAGACATTAGAAGCAAATAAGAAAATATCGGACTCTTAAGAAATTGGCATAAGAATTGCTTATAAATATCTTTAAAGATATTTAAAGTGAAGGTGAGTACTATGAATAAGCTCAAAGATATTGATGAAGCAATTGGATATATAAAAGATGGCATGGTTGTCATGATCGGCGGCTTCATGGGAGTTGGAACTCCGGAAATTTTTATTGATGCAATCCTGGAAAAAGGCATAAAAGACCTGACGATTATTGCCAATGATACAGGACTTCCCCACCGGGGGATTGGCAAGCTTGTAGTTAATAAAAGGGTCAAAAAAGTTATAGCATCTCATATAGGTCTTAATCCGGAGACCGGTCGACAAATGAACAATCAAGAATTAATCGTCGAGTTAGTGCCCCAAGGCACATTGGCAGAGCAAATTAGATGCGGGGGTTCGGGAATTGGCGGCTTTTTAACAGAAACAGGGGTTGGCACGATTGTGGAAGAAGGAAAGCGAAAAATTGCCGTCAACAAGACAGAATATCTTTTGGAATTACCCTTAAAAGCAGATGTGGCCTTAATAAGAGGATCTGTCGTCGATAAACAGGGGAATGTTTTTTATAACGCCTCAACAAGAAATTTCAATCCATTGATAGCAGCAGCTGCCGACTTAGTGTTAGTAGCTGCTGAAAAAATTGTTGAAGTTGGGGAACTGGACCCCAACCAAGTCATGACACCGGGAATATTTGTTGATTATATAGTGGGAGGTGAAAAGTAGTGGAGGTTAAGAATGAAAGAGAATTCATTGCCAGGAGAATTGCCAGGGAGTTAAAGGACGGAGACGTAGTCAATTTAGGGATAGGACTACCAACCAGGGTTGCTAACTATATACCTGAAGGTGTTAATGTCATACTTCAATCCGAAAATGGCTTTGTGGGTTTAGGTTCAGAACCTAAAGAAGGGGAAATCAATAAAGACATTGTCAATGCAGGGGGACAGCCTGTAACCATAAAAAAGGGAGCTGCATTTTTTGACAGCGCTGCGTCTTTTGGAATAATCAGAGGCGGGCATGTCGATGTTACGGTTTTAGGGGCTTTAGAAGTAGACCAAAAGGGGAATTTGGCAAACTTTATGGTGCCGGGAAAAATGGTTCCAGGAATGGGCGGTGCCATGGATTTGGTAAGCGGGGCAAAGAAAGTTATTATTGCCACGACCCATACGGATAAGGGAGCACCTAAAATTCTTAAGAAATGCAAATTACCCCTGACGGCTGTAGGAAAAGTAAGCTGTATAGTTACAGAATTAGCATTTATAGAAGTTACACCAAGGGGTCTTGTCTTACAGGAAATTGCACCGGGTGTAACTTTAGAGGATATTCTCAGAGGAACTGAGGCCGATCTTACCATTAGTGATAACTTAAAGATCATGTCGGTTTAACCTATGAGACGGAAATTTGAGAGGATAGGGATATGATGATAGAAAAAATTGCTGTAATCGGAGCAGGGACAATGGGGCATAGTATTGCTTCAGCGTTTGCTCTGTATGGTTATTCTGTAAATCTCTTTGATACTTATGAAGATCAGTTGAAAAATGTTAAGGGTATGATGGAAAAAGAATTGGCAGAGCTCGTTGAAGGACAGTTAATTGATCGGGCAGAAGTTGAAAAAACCTTAGCTGGGATAACCCTATTTACTGACTTAGAAGCGGCAACAGAGGACAGGGATTATGTCATTGAAGCTATACCGGAGAAAATCGATCTGAAAAGAGAGTTGTTTGCTAATTTAGACCGGTTTGCCCCAAAACACGCAATTTTAGCCAGCAATACCTCAAGCTTAACCTTAGACGACATGATGGAGGCAGTAACTGATGAACGCAAAAAGAGAATGATCATCAATCACTGGTATAATCCGGGACTTCTCATGCCCCTGGTGGAGCTGTCTTTCTTCGGGAATATGCCGGAAGATATTTATAGAGAAGTAGAAGAGCTATATAAGTCTATCAAAAAACAAACGGTTAAAGTCTTAAAGCCGGTGCCGGGATTAGTTGCGAATCGAATTCAGCAAGGTGTGGCCAGAGAAGTATTTTCACTGATTCAGCAAGGCGTCGCCGAACCAGCCGAAGTAGATAAAGCCTTAAAATTTGGCCCGGCCTTTCGCTATGCAACAACGGGTCAATTAGAAGTCGCGGATTTAGGGGGGCTGGATATCTGGTGTATCGTGGGAGACAACCTGCTGAAGGAGATGGACAACTCCACTTGTGCAAGTCCAATCCTGCGTGAAAAAGTAGAACAAGGTAAGCTGGGGGTTAAATCAGGCTCCGGCTTTTATGACTATAACTCAGAAGAAATCGAAAAAATCAAGAAGGAATTCAGTCAAAGATTAATCCATCAATTAAAGGCTTCGGAATTTTATATTAAATAGGATGTGAGTTGTTTCCATGAGAGAAGTAGTGATTGTAAGTGCGGTCAGAACAGCAGTGGGCAAATATGGGGGAGCTTTAAAAGATGTTCCCGCAGCAGATCTGGGGGTTATCGTGATTAAGGAAGCCCTGGAAAGAGCTAATCTCAAACCAGAGTTGGTTGATGAAGTAATCATGGGTAACGTGGTGCAAGCTGGTCTTGGCCAAAATGTAACCAGACAATCCATCCTAAAGGCCGGTTTGCCGGAGGAGGTACCGGGCTTTACTTTAAATAAAGTCTGCGGTTCCGGACTAAGAGCCGTCAGTCTAGCGGCACAACTCATCAAAGCAGGTGATGCGGATATCGTGGTTGCCGGGGGCATGGAAAACATGTCGGCAGCACCCTATGTCCTCCCAACCACAAGGTGGGGACAAAGAATGGGCAATGGAACTATCGTCGACGCCATGGTCAACGATGCCCTTACAGATGCCTTCCAAGGCTATCACATGGGGATCACAGCAGAAAATATAGCCGAAAAATGGGGTCTTAGCCGAGAAATGCAGGATGAATTCGCAGCAGCATCCCAGCAAAAAGCCGAAGCAGCGATTAAAGCAGGTAAATTTAAGGATGAAATAGTACCTGTGCTTATAAAAACAAAAAAGGAAGAAATTATTTTTGATACTGATGAGTTTCCGAAATTCGGAACAACTGCTGAGGGCTTGGCGAAATTAAAACCAGCCTTTAAGAAAGATGGAACAGTTACAGCGGGAAATGCCTCAGGAATCAATGACGGGGCGGCAGCTGTCGTGGTTATGAGTGCCGAAAAAGCAGCAGAACTGGGCATTAAGCCCATGGCCAAGATCGTATCCTATGCTTCTAAAGGATTAGATCCGGCAATTATGGGGTATGGACCCTTCCATGCAACAAAGAAAGTTTTAGAATCCGCTGATCTGAAAATAGATGATATTGACTTGATCGAGGCCAATGAAGCCTTTGCAGCCCAAAGCTTAGCCGTCGCAAGGGATTTAAACTTTGACATGGCAAAAGTTAACGTCAATGGAGGGGCTATTGCCATAGGTCATCCCGTGGGATGTTCAGGAACAAGAATATTGACGACCTTGCTTTACGAAATGGAAAAAAGGGAGGCCAAACGAGGATTGGCAACTTTGTGCATCGGCGGAGGCATGGGGACTGCTTTAATTGTGGAAAGAAAGAGGGATGAATAATGGCAGTAAATAAAACGATTATTACAGTGGCACCAACAGGTGCCTGGCCGAAGAAAAAAGACAATCCGAATATTCCTATGACACCGCTGGAAATAGCCAAGGATGTTTACGAATGTTATCAAGCTGGAGCAGCGATTTGCCATCTGCATATGAGAGATGAAGAGGGTAATGGAACGATGTCCAAAGCTAAATTTGAGGAAACCGTTGATTTAATTAGGAAGAAATGTGATATCGTTATCAACTGCACAACATCCGGGGACTTAAAGGCGACGGATGAAACCAGACAGGCTCATTTAAGAAGTATCAGACCTGAAATTGCCTCTTATGACTGTGGTTCCATGAACTGGATGCATAACAGCATATTTATTAATCATCCCAAGTTTTTGGAAGAGTTAGGCATGACCATGCAGGAGTGCGAGATAAAGCCCGAAATTGAAATATTTGATTCAGGTATGATCTACAATTCACTGTACTACTTAAAAAAAGGGGTTTTAAAAGCACCTTGTCATTATCAATTAGTCCTGGGAGCTGCCGGGGGTGCAGCTGCAACCATAGAAAATTTAGTATACCTTCGAGGATTGCTGCCGGAAGGGTGTACTTGGGGAGCCCTGGGTATAGGCAAGCAGCATGTCCCCATCATGTTAGCAACGGTTGCCATGGGGGGGCACTTAAGAGTTGGTATGGAGGATAATGTGATGTGGAGTGCAGGTGTACCGGCAGAATCAAATGCCCAATTGGTTAAACGTGCTGCCGACATCGTTAGAATAGCAGGCAACGAAGTTGCCGCCCCTGCCGATGCCAAGGAAATCCTAAGTATTGACAGACAGTGTACTTTTTCAAAATAATGTTTTTTATAATCGGGGCTGTGGCAAAAGTAAGTCTAAATAATTTATTTTTGACACAGCCTTTTTTATTGTAATTTACTTATAAATAAGTGGTGTGATTTTCCGTGTTGTGTAAATAATAAATTATGATAGAATATATTTAACGAGCTATACTCAGAATTTTGGAAAAATAAAAAGGGTATTAAAATCCCAACTCGCTTTAAACTAAAATATGACAATTTGATTCAAAATTTAATTTTAGGGAGGTGTAAGAATGGGTGAGAATATATTTCAAATTGACGATATGTTAAAAAATGAACTTAAGAAAGATATCGATTATATCAAAGTTGACGATATGACTTTAAAAATCCTCAATTCATATAAAAACTTACTAAACAATAAAAACGAAACTATCATTAAAATCAAGGAAAGTCAAATAAATGCCTTTAGCATTGGTGATGCCATATCCGATGGCATATGTGTGGTTGACAAAGACGGAATTGTAACAGCTATCAATAAAGGTTACACACAGATAACCGGAATCGAAGAACATGAAATTGTGGGGCACCACATGCAAATCCTCTTGGATAAAGGGCTTTTTTCCAATGCAGTTTCATTACAAGTTTTAGAGCAGAAAAAGAAAATAACAACATTGTCAACGATTACCGGAAATAATAAAAAAGTACTCATCACAGGAAATCCCTTTTTTGATAAAGAGGGGGAAGTAATTCAGGTTCTGACGGTGATGAGAGATTTAACAGAGTTGATAAGGTTAAGAAATAATATCGAAGAGATGGAAAAAAGAAATGAAAAGTATTTATCCGAGCTGAATTATCTTAGGAATATGAATAAAGAAGATGAAACTATTATTGGAGAAAATCATGATATTAAACGCTTAATCGAGTTGATTAACTATGTGGCCAATACAGATATAACGGTTTTGATAACCGGTGAAACGGGATGCGGAAAAGAAGTATTTTCTACAGAACTTCATCATAAGAGCAATAGAAAGAACTTGCCTTATGTGAAGGTGAATTGTGCCGCACTGCCTGAGAATCTAATTGAATCAGAGTTGTTTGGCTACGAAAAAGGTGCATTTACAGGTGCTTTAAATAAAGAAAAACTGGGTATGTTTGAGGTAGCAAATGGCGGGACGATCCTCTTAGATGAAATAGGAGAGATGCCCCTTAATTTACAGTCAAAATTGCTGCGAGTTCTTCAAGAGAAAGAAATAATGCGGATTGGCGGGACCAAAAGCATTAAGCTTGATGTCAGAGTTATAGCAGCTACCAATCAAGATTTGAGCGAACTGATTAAACAAGGGAAATTCAGAGAAGATCTCTTCTATCGCTTAAATGTTGTACCCTTAAAAATACCTCCCCTCAGGGAACGAAAAGATGATATTGCCATCTTAGCCTACCGGTTTTTGGAAAAGTTCAACATTAAATACAGCAAAGCTAAAAGTTTTGGCAGTACAGCCATCAAAGCCTTAGAATCCTATAGCTGGCCGGGAAATGTCAGAGAGCTGGAGAACTCCATTGAAAGGCTGGTAGTCATTGATGACAATAGTTATATTACCAATAATGATATCATCAACATTCTCGGCAAAGACAAGATTTCATTAAGCCAGGTAAATACTAATCTGACCTTAAAAGAAGCTGTCAGTGTGTTTGAAAAGGAACTCATCGAGAATGCCCTCAAAAAACTGGGCAGTACCTATAAGGCGGCACGTGCCTTGGGGGTTACCCAGCCTACCGTTTTTAGAAAAGCAAAAGCTTACGGAATCAAACTAAAATAACTCAACCAAGGTACGCCTTAAAAAAGAGTATTGCTGATGAAAAAGGCTGTGCTGGATAAATCTTAAAGATTTGTTTAGCACAGTTTTTTGTTTTTTTAAAAATTAATGCATTATTGTATTATACTAAAACGATTTTGTAGTGCTTATAGAGGGCAAATTCCATGGTTTTCGATGTGATTGAAGAAAATAATACAATATTAAATTAAAATTATAAATTAATAAAAATACGAATCAGGAGTTCCGGGAAACGAGGAGTGGCTAAATCATTGATTTCAGGGCCCTGTTTGATTTTGTTAGGGCTAATTAATCACTTGGCATAAGAATTGCAAAATTTAAAGCTAAAAATGCAGATTAAAGGAAGTTATAAATCACTGAGAAGGGAGTTTATTTCGTGAAGAAAGTTGAGCTGAAAGATGTCATAGCCTATCATGCGCCCAAACATTTTGACACAAGAACAATGAAGCTCCATGGCACAGAAGAAACGGGTGCAACAAAATTTTGGATGGGAATGTCCTATTTCCTGCCGGGCGGCGGCTCTGAGTACAGCTACGAGGATTCTCCGACGGAAAAAATATACTTTGTCATCGACGGAGAAATTACGGTCAAGTCAAAAACTGAAACCTTTGTCTTACGTAAGAATGATTCACTTTTCATAGGACCCAATGAAGGCCGGGAAATGATCAATGAGACCAACCAGGTAGCCACTGTTTTAGTGGTTATCAGCTATGAATAATCTGTTTAACGAATGATAAGGAGACAGCATATGGTGGATATTCAATTTGTAAATAATCTTTTT
This Desulfosporosinus orientis DSM 765 DNA region includes the following protein-coding sequences:
- a CDS encoding acetyl-CoA C-acetyltransferase, whose translation is MREVVIVSAVRTAVGKYGGALKDVPAADLGVIVIKEALERANLKPELVDEVIMGNVVQAGLGQNVTRQSILKAGLPEEVPGFTLNKVCGSGLRAVSLAAQLIKAGDADIVVAGGMENMSAAPYVLPTTRWGQRMGNGTIVDAMVNDALTDAFQGYHMGITAENIAEKWGLSREMQDEFAAASQQKAEAAIKAGKFKDEIVPVLIKTKKEEIIFDTDEFPKFGTTAEGLAKLKPAFKKDGTVTAGNASGINDGAAAVVVMSAEKAAELGIKPMAKIVSYASKGLDPAIMGYGPFHATKKVLESADLKIDDIDLIEANEAFAAQSLAVARDLNFDMAKVNVNGGAIAIGHPVGCSGTRILTTLLYEMEKREAKRGLATLCIGGGMGTALIVERKRDE
- a CDS encoding sigma-54 interaction domain-containing protein, coding for MGENIFQIDDMLKNELKKDIDYIKVDDMTLKILNSYKNLLNNKNETIIKIKESQINAFSIGDAISDGICVVDKDGIVTAINKGYTQITGIEEHEIVGHHMQILLDKGLFSNAVSLQVLEQKKKITTLSTITGNNKKVLITGNPFFDKEGEVIQVLTVMRDLTELIRLRNNIEEMEKRNEKYLSELNYLRNMNKEDETIIGENHDIKRLIELINYVANTDITVLITGETGCGKEVFSTELHHKSNRKNLPYVKVNCAALPENLIESELFGYEKGAFTGALNKEKLGMFEVANGGTILLDEIGEMPLNLQSKLLRVLQEKEIMRIGGTKSIKLDVRVIAATNQDLSELIKQGKFREDLFYRLNVVPLKIPPLRERKDDIAILAYRFLEKFNIKYSKAKSFGSTAIKALESYSWPGNVRELENSIERLVVIDDNSYITNNDIINILGKDKISLSQVNTNLTLKEAVSVFEKELIENALKKLGSTYKAARALGVTQPTVFRKAKAYGIKLK
- a CDS encoding 3-keto-5-aminohexanoate cleavage protein, whose translation is MAVNKTIITVAPTGAWPKKKDNPNIPMTPLEIAKDVYECYQAGAAICHLHMRDEEGNGTMSKAKFEETVDLIRKKCDIVINCTTSGDLKATDETRQAHLRSIRPEIASYDCGSMNWMHNSIFINHPKFLEELGMTMQECEIKPEIEIFDSGMIYNSLYYLKKGVLKAPCHYQLVLGAAGGAAATIENLVYLRGLLPEGCTWGALGIGKQHVPIMLATVAMGGHLRVGMEDNVMWSAGVPAESNAQLVKRAADIVRIAGNEVAAPADAKEILSIDRQCTFSK
- a CDS encoding 3-hydroxyacyl-CoA dehydrogenase family protein, with the translated sequence MMIEKIAVIGAGTMGHSIASAFALYGYSVNLFDTYEDQLKNVKGMMEKELAELVEGQLIDRAEVEKTLAGITLFTDLEAATEDRDYVIEAIPEKIDLKRELFANLDRFAPKHAILASNTSSLTLDDMMEAVTDERKKRMIINHWYNPGLLMPLVELSFFGNMPEDIYREVEELYKSIKKQTVKVLKPVPGLVANRIQQGVAREVFSLIQQGVAEPAEVDKALKFGPAFRYATTGQLEVADLGGLDIWCIVGDNLLKEMDNSTCASPILREKVEQGKLGVKSGSGFYDYNSEEIEKIKKEFSQRLIHQLKASEFYIK
- a CDS encoding cupin domain-containing protein, coding for MKKVELKDVIAYHAPKHFDTRTMKLHGTEETGATKFWMGMSYFLPGGGSEYSYEDSPTEKIYFVIDGEITVKSKTETFVLRKNDSLFIGPNEGREMINETNQVATVLVVISYE